DNA sequence from the Cucumis melo cultivar AY chromosome 6, USDA_Cmelo_AY_1.0, whole genome shotgun sequence genome:
TGTTTATTTCATAGACGTTTTGTAAAATTGTTTTACGTGTTGTTTTATATGTAATTTGGTTATGGAAGGAACACAACCTTGAACGACTGAATAACAAACTCCTTTAATCATTAATGAAATTCAAATTTGCGCTTACTTTCTAATTTTTCTATACATATGTGAAAGTTTTTCAATATAATTGTTTCTCATTTTGATATCGAAAACAATTCAAATATTAGGagtttgttgatttttgatgaTTTCTACCTCTCCAAACAGCTCATATGATGATTGTTgtcctttttcttcctttgatGATACCTTTTCATGTTCTAACCTCTGTTACAGCTGAAAGTTTTTCAAACTATAATGAACAACATATCGAGTCTAAGTTTCAATTCCATCATCTTCCCATTTCTGTTGAGGTTTTAAAGAACCCAAATATAAAGTTTGAGACTATGTTATGTTTGTATTAATTCCCAAATGACATCAAAGAAAACTATCTTTTAGCGAAGCCCACATTGTATTCCCTTGTAATGCTGGCATGTTTTGGTTCTGAATTACTGTCTCCATGAGAAGTTATGTACTTGAAATTTTTTGTCAGTTGTCTCCACTGGGCGTCTCCCATGGGAATATCTGTCAGTGCTTCAATTTTTACATTGGATACTTTTATGGTATCCATTTTGATGCCATGATTAATTGGAGTATCAATTTGAAAGCACAGATGAAAACTTACCTTAGCTTAAACcttttaaatattcaatgcaAGACACAAATTAACTTCTATGCTTTTGTATCACTGGTAGGCTGTCAAGCTGTTAAATATGCACCCCTACCCTCCTGGATTGCCGCATGTTTtagaatttatatttcatttGCACAATCCTCAACGTGTGGAGATCGTCACTATATTGCTAATAGCAGCAAGCAAGGATTTTCCCAGTAAGTTTCAGATGGCATTGAGGTTGCTTGTCTAGAAAGATGAAACTCGGCCTATGAGAGTTGAGGATGACCGTTCTTGCCAAAGTTTGAGCacattattttctttaattgaagTTTAGTTGCAGCAAGAGCGTGGTCTGATTTTATAGTTGATAGTTCATGTCAAGCTTGCCTAAGTTTTTGAAGAGTGAATTggcaatgaagaagaaagaggacTGATCAGCTGAATTGTTTCTTTCATCAAGGTTTTCTTGACTATCAAAATATGAACACGAGGACATTTTCATTGGCTTGGAAACAAACAAGTTTCACTTTCACAAAGGACATGAATGACAAGTTCTGATTCTGTATATTCTACATAGAGTTTCAGTTGAACATTGCATCGTCTTCATCAGAGCCATTATCTTTTGGATCCTTCATCCCTTATTTTGAGACTACAAACGTAGCCTAAGAATGCATCAAAATTTAGTTTCAGTAACTCAAGTGAACTGTGGTTTATTTGAGAGGTTTGAATTATGCCATTGTAATGGCCACAAGCCGTTTGCATATTTCGGAGCTGCTCCTAGGCCGTTCTTTCTGACATAGAACTTGTTAGTGATTGGTGTATTGTAACACTAGTCCTCAAAATTCAATTCTATTTGGCTGTAATGTTTTCTGGATAAAATCCAAATGCAGTTGAAATGCACATTTTCCTTCTGTTGAATTGGCAAGCTACTAAAAGCACTTTATACCCATTAAATTTTATGCTGATAAAACTTTTGTGCCATGCATAATCATTGACTCTTTACTGATTTTACAGATTTGTTTCAAACCCGACTGTGTTGTCTTGAGTGTAGTTTGCATGATTTGTTTCAAAATTTCCATGTTTCCTTTGTTGCATTAGTTATTTCTTTAATAGTAGATCCTAAAGGCAAGAATTGAAACAGGCACACCACTCTGGCGTAATGGGCCTCCTGATAAGCCAGTATTGTGCAACGCCTGTGGATCTCGATGGAGGACGAAGGGAACTCTAGCAAACTATACCCCTCTTCATGCACGGGCGGATCCTGATGAGTTTGAGGATAAAAGGATCTCTAGGTGGAAGAATTTGTCAATGTGTAAGAACAAAGAAGTGAAACTGCTTAAAAGAAAACAGTATCAAGATAATGGACTTGTGGTTGGGGTTATTCCTGATCATGCTCAGAGCTTTCACAAGGTAGTGGATGAAGATACAAGTAATAGATCAAGTTCTGGATCAGCCATATCGAACTCTGAGAGCTGTGCACAATTTGGTGGCGCAGATGCTAGTGATCTGACAGGTTGGTCAATTATACAATTGAGAAATAATAAAAGATAGAATAATCGAGAATTTAAAATACCTGCATTGGTGAAATCACAAAGCAATGCTTCTGTTAGAAACTAAATTTGATGGAAGATTCTGATTGAAGATGAGATGAGAAATGTTTTAATTATTGTTCTTGGACAACTAGTTTGTGCGTTGGCTGAAGTTAGGGTTGAGCAGTCAGAAAGATCAAATGGTAGACCTGTGTATTCGATCACCATGAACAAGTCCAGTGATGTCACCTTCATGCACATAACTCAATGGTTAAAGCATCTAATGCTCTCAATCGGACATATAGATCATAGTATAGCAGTATTTGCATGTCAATTTTTGAACCTTATGcattccttttttatgaacaaTGCAACTACATTAACAAGTTAAGCTGACATTGTTGTATGAGTGGGATGCCTCGTACCTTAGTTTTTATTTGGTATAAcagttaaattttaaatagttGTCAATGACTATTCAATTAGTAATGAACCAACAAATGAATAGAAATTTAATAGTTTTATTCAGAACTTGTTGCTAGAATATTTCAGATCTGTTCTTTGTGCAATAACTTCTTTTGTCCCGTATAAAATCTTCATTGCAGAAATTTTATCTGAACAAGACGTTTAAGTTtgcttatttttatttttttccgtttgtttatttctatttttcttcaGGTCCCTCACAATCAACAGCGTGGGAGGCAATGGTGCCTTCTAGAAAGAGGACCTGTGTCGGTCGTCCAAAGTCTACTGCAGTTGAGAAACTCACCAAAGATCTGTACACCATTTTACGTGAACAACAATCTTACTTTTCTGGATCTTCCGAGGAGGATTTGCTTTTCGAGAATGAAACTCCGATGGTCTCCGTAGAGATAGGACATGGAAGTGTTCTCATGAGGCATCCGAGTTCAATTGCTCGAGAAGAGGAATCCGAAGCAAGCTCAATTTCAGTTGATAATAAACAATTCTCTTTAAACGAGGTTCATTCAGAGTCGTCCATCCTTCCTGTACATTATGAAGCTCAGAACACGTTTGTAAATTTTTCTACTCTTGGAATTGGGAGAAAGCACTCTACTGGACAAGGGTTCTTGAATGAGCAAATTAAAAGGTAAGCTTTGGACCAAACTGAGTTCTAGTATTTTCATTCAGCATTGGCTGGTTTATCACAAGATAGTTCAAATTGACTGTGTGGCTTGGAATTTAAACGGAAGTTGATCAAGGATAAAGTGAAGCTTCTGATTGGTATATGTACTTGCACGCACATGTATGTATATTCCAAAGTATGAAGATTGTTCTTGCTGTGTGATTTTGTCAGAGAACAAGATTACTTGTTTATCTCTGCCATGGTCGACTCGTTGTGGCAGCAAATTCAATCACTGTTAAACCTAGTTTGCTCGTCAATATATGATATGAATTTAGCACGAGGATGTTGGATTATAGTTATAAATTAGAGTAATTGTTAGAAAAAAATTTACATCTCAACTTTAGAGAACTTTTGAGTATTTTACCTACTATTTTTTGAACTAATATTTTTCCTGCTTGTAATCCCAGGGACAGGCCTCAATCAGAAAGAATGCAAGCACTTGGAAATCGCAATTCCCCTCTCTGTAATATAGATCTAACTGTAAGTTGTATGCTTATGATCTGAACTTGCCATTAGCTCAAAAGGCTACTTATCGTATATCTATTTGGTACAAAACTGGAAATTCCTGAAATATGGTCAAAATGACCATCTTATTAATCTGTTGATCATGAAGAAATAAATGCATGCATGAGGTGCTTGctttattgtttggtacatgcATTTGTTGAAATATAGACCATCTCcactttttaaatttcttttattcatGTCATAATTGTGGCCCATGTTTGGTATAGGACATTCTAAACTTCAGAGAGTTTACGAAGCAATTGACGAGTGAAAATCAGCAAGAGTTGATGAAGTATCTGCCTTCTGTTGATACTGAAGAGCTTCCAGACAGGTTAATCTTTATGCAcacttttattttataaaataaaattagaaatagAAAAATCTTCTATGATCAGTAAATATTGGATTTCCTTTATTCCTGTGGTTTTGTCTGCTGTGAATGGGGTGATTCAGGAGACAGATTCGTCCAAAGCTTACCATTTATATTCTTTGGTATTGCAGCTTGAATAGCATGTTTGAAAGTCCTCAGTTCAAGGAGAATTTGAATTCTTTTAAGCAGCTGCTCACTGAAGGAGTCTTTGATTTCTCCTTTCCGGGTGCAAAAAGAGAAGACTGCAAGATTTTGAGTAGGCTGGTGTTGTTGGATTTGTCAAAATCAAAATGGGTGGAACAATATAATTTACTCAAGGTAAAAGATCTTATGGGGAATCATGGCTATCTCCTGATGAACTTATTGTGAAGAGTGATGATATATAGTGACTAAACTTTTCTACGGGCTGCAGAAATGCAGTAGTGGAGAATCTGTCCAAGGTTTTGCTGCTGCATCAAGTAGCCTTACGAATGGCAAGAGAGTGCTGGATGGCCAGAACAAAAAGCTTTCAGGTTGGTGAATACTTCCCATGTGGTCTCTTCATTAGTATCAAGCACATGCTTCCAATATCAGAATAGAGTCTTGTATGTTTCTAGAACTCTAGAGGCTTCCTTGTGTTACTATGAGTCACGGCTTATAATTTCTTCCCGCTTCATTGATGTTTACTACGGCTTGATCTAATCAACATAATTCTCACATTTCTTCTGTATCCTCAACTATCCATTCCTCTTGGTCCATCTTGGAGAATCCATGGTTTCCTTACAAACACCTTAGTTCTTCCCTTAAAGAAGTGAATTGTGATGACTTTTCAACTCTATACCTCAGTTTCCTTTTCTCCCTATTTTGTCTAAATTAACAAACGTAATGACCGCTCTGCGGTAAATGATCAGCTCTTTGGGTATTTGTGTTGCGAGGTAGTATCTGATCTTCTACACCAAAAGATAAAAATGGTGATGCACTcttttggagaaaaaaaaatccttattgtGTACATCTCTGGAGCCAATAGTGAGCTGTAGTTAGAGTTTGAAAAGGTCAGAACTTGGGTGATTCTATCTTACATCGTTGAGTTAAAGAAGAATTCTTGAGAAATTCATCTAAATTGTATTCTTTCCAGATAAAGAATCGCTTTTCAACTGCCCTGAAACAATCTCAATTAAGATATTCTGTAGAAGTATGAAATCATCTTTATAGTTGGTCTATTACCATGACCTAAGACTAAGAATTCAGGATAAAGCCAACAAACCTTTGCAAGAAGAATCGCATAGTTCATCAAATTACGATAGAAACGAGGTGTCTGTGAAACATAACGCATTATTTAGTGACCCTCTGTGTAATTAACTTTAAAAGTAATAGAACCTTCCAGCAACTTTCTTAATGTCTGCCAGAACCAAATTAGGTCGTAAGAGATCTCTCTTCATCCATCATTGGCTTTTTGCCAATAatctatataaatataatgtCTTTTTTTGCTTAAATCTCTCGCTAGCGCACGACCTTCTTTGCTAAAGCTTCAGGAACAGAGCATTTCGATCCAACCTCTTTAGGACTTGCTGAAAATCTACAATCTacctcaatttcttttttaacaatggCGCGCACGTTTCTTTTGAACAagattaaaaattttcatttttagaatAACACTCAATGTTAAAAGTTGAAAAACAGAAGGCAGTACAAAGAACCCAAGAGAACAAAATAAGCATTACGCACACTCTTCTTGCGATAGTTTCCAACTGAATCTTTTAAAACCATTTTGATCAAGGAGTCAACAACCTCGATCAACTTTTACTCCATAATCTTTTGAATGTTTTGCACAAGCTTTCATTATTTGTTTCTGAAACTAAACATATTTGTCTACAGAAACCAGGACCACAATGAAGAGTCCCAAAAGGGTGATGACGAAGACAAGCACGGAAAGCAAGGAACTTGTTGACAGTGACGGTTCTTGCTTCAGTCCGAGAAGTTTATTTGCTTTGCCTTCTGACGGAGGTTCCTTCACACTGGAAGCGCTGCATTTTGATGAAGATAGTTCTGACCAAGATCTCCTACTGGATGTGAGGTCAAACAGTTCCTTTCCCCAAGCAGAGCTCCTTCATCCAGCCCTGAGTTTTGTTGCTCAACAGGCAAGCAATAGTAGTAGCTCGGTAAATCTTCGACTTATGCATCGCTGACAATTTCGTATAACCACCACAGTTTCATAACTTAAAAAAGAAGTATTTTTCTCTCTTGCTTGATGAAACTGAAAATGAAAATAGTCTCGATGTGGGTTATGGTTGATTTCTCTTCCTTACCCTTTCAATCACTCTTATAAACTTGCAGCTATAAGGGGGGGATTTGGGTAGGCTTCTTTTTTTGTAAATGCTACAGCTGACTGTAATAGATAGCTCCCATCTCAGAAGTTATAAGGTTTAGATTTTTGTACATGGCTAGTACATTTTTTACTTGCATAataatgttttgtttttcttctggCATGGAATTGCACAACTCTTTTTCTCAGGGGTAACAATGATATCATTAATGAAACATTTCTTTGTTAAGAAGTGGAAAAGGTTGGAGTTTATATATACACATCATATATGAGCTTAATCCTTTGAGCCTTTTGAGTATCCTAGTTAAATGAGCTGAAGATACTAAGTtgaatttcttatttatttgatatcatcaaaatcaaaattgataGACCTACATATGAGTGGAATTACTTAAGTTCTAACTTTCCCAATACTCTAAAAGATCCCTCCGAACTAAACCcattacactttttttttaatattcatgTGTTCTGACTAACTTACCTATTACATGATTTTCAAGGCTTTATCTAGAAATAACTGGTTTTGCGAAATCTACTATGAACAAAAGCATgcatttcttttgtttttgctTTCTATTACATACATATCTCATTTTGTTCAAAAATCATGGGTACATGAGTGAATCAACCTTTAAAATGATAATTCAATGTTAGTTGGTATGTATCATACATAAAATAGAATGTTAAAAGAATATGTAGATTGGAAAGATTAGAATAGATAAGAGTCTAGAGATTTATATAATGTTCGAGATTCTGAAAAATAAGAATCCACAAGGATAGACAAGTCCTGCTATATATGAATATACTTTAGTTATCATTTCTAACATGTAATGTTAGAAGGAATATGCTGATAATAGTAAAGAACATTGAAAAGGAAAAGCATTAAGAGAGAGGGGATCTATTTTGTAGATGCTTAAAGAAGATACCCAGCCAAATTGAGTAGCAAGCCAGTCCATGCAAGTTTTCAAATTTGCCTAACTTATTAAGCAATTTGCTCGTTAAAGTATGGTGCTTTGTATCATCAACTAAAATCTTCACTTCTGCATATTGTTTGACTTCTAAAAAAGTATTGAAGTTGAGAGGGCATATGACCTAACATGTCGTACAAGTATTAGTCGATCTTAATTAAAGATTTGAAATGTTGTTCGATATAAGTAATGCAACAATATGTCTAACATGGATAGGGgtaaaagaagataaaagaatCATGTAAATAACGAAAAAAGAAAGGATTACTTAACTAGGATTTGATATTCTAGAAGTTATGCTCGTAAACTAATGTACAAGGATCAAGCACTTGTTTAAACTATGATAAGCCGAACTTTGCACTCATAAGTCACAAGTAATACAGGACCAATAAAATATCGATCACCTTATATTTTTTGCGATTATCTATTGTGCATCACTCCCTTCTAGTGTTGATGCACACTTTCTTAGCCTAAACAACTATATGATCAAAATTGTAGAAAGAATTTCCATACTATTTGGAAGAATGTTGTGAGGccatgaaataaaataatatgcCATTCCTCCGATCAAAATTTTCTCACTTCGTATATAGCTTCTATAGTAGTTCCAAATTTGCCACAATATGACAAGCCTGCAAACAACTTCAAACAAATAAACCAGAAAAAGAGCACTCTTCATACCTTCACAAGCCACTATTAATGGCAAAGGCAAATCCATACATTTACAAAAAGTGAGAAAGGCAAAAGGATACTCCTTTTTCTGTTTCTACAACAATAGTGATGGAGGATGATcatctaaaaaaaaatcaatacaccatgTGTAGATTTTCCAAAAGCTTTTCCCAATTCCCCTAATCACTAATCTCTTCGTAGTTCATATTAGGGTTAATAACTTAATTACCAATGGCTTGCAGGATGAAGACATCTTCCTTCCAGCAATTCATTGCTGCTCATCTACCTCCATTGTTTCGTTATTCTACACATTTTCCTCTCTCTGGCTCAGTACTCCGGCGGCCACCATTCCGGCCGAGGAAATGTCATTCCACGAAGCTGGGCTATTTCCAAAATGCTGAGCTTCGATAAAGTCTCGTCGTCGAATTCGATCACGTTGACTTGTTCTCCTTTGAGAATCATTAAGATTTTCAAAAGTGTGACCTCTATAGGTTGATCTTCAGAGGTGTTGAACCTCTCCTCAGCTGCATTTTTCTTCACTCCAGTCATTGAAGGTGGAAGCACTCTACAACAGGATTGATGGGCATTGGCAATTTCTTCTTGAAACTTGTTCTGCTGAGGAGATTGAATGTTTTTCACACTCTCCTTCACTTCCTTCTCTGCAGATTTCTCTTTGTAATTGCATTGATTTTCGTCATTCTCGTCATTTGAAACCTTCCCATCATCCGTTCCTTTTAACTTATATTTTCCACTGCAGTCATCGTCGTTATGACTTCCACCGGAATTTGTCAAATCAACCGGAAATTTATCTAGAAAAGTTCTTCCACAAGAGCTCAAACCCAAAGCTTCCTCAGATAACCTCAACTTTTTCGATGAAGATTCACCCAACGAGACCACCGATTCTTCGAACAGAATTCCTGATTTTTTCGTTTCAGAACTATGGCTTCCACGAGCACCAATAACTTCGATTGTTTTACCCTTCTCCACTGTTTCCGTCGTTGATTGAACTTCCGAGTACAACCCTACATCCGTATCCCTCCCCAAATCAACAGCCTTCCCATCGTCAACATATTCAAAGCTCACCTCCACACCAGTGGAGTCCGCCGCTAAAGACCGCCGTCCATCGGAGCCGGTCGGCGCCAACTCTTCCGGTGCGGTCTGGAAAGAATGAGGGAGACTATCATCTTTCTCTTCCATGCTATCAGGGAGGGATAGCATGAAAATGCCGGTGGACTCCACGGGGACGGCTTCGGAATCCGATGAATCAGAGTCAGAATAGACGTTACCGGTGAAGGGGCAGCGACGGAAGACATTTACCGGCAAGCCCGTAACAATGCGATCGCCGTCAGCATGTCCATCCATTGTGAGGTGAAAGATGACGATCAACAGAAACAGAAAATCCCCCTCTTTGAGAAATTGAGAAAATAACGGCTCGGtagaaattagggtttttaatatttgaatagaTACAGTAAACCGTGCAGTTTTATCATTAAGCCCGTCTAGCTCAGTCGGTAGAGCGCAAGGCTCTTAACCTTGTGGTCGTGGGTTCGAGCCCCACGGTGGGCgatatttttgttcttttctccttagtttttttttaatcaaattggGAAATGGAAGAAataaaacttatttatttttaattaaattgggaaatggaaaaaaataaaatttaacgTTGATCACTTTGGTGATTAAAGTCactttttattatcaatattgGCAACCACTTCCTCTGCCAATCAACTCCAACAATCGTCCGCTCTTAATGATTATTTATATAAACAATCTTAAAGATCACTTTGGTAATCAACTTCCATGAAAACCACTTTAATATTTGATTTCAATATCCTCAGGAATCAACTCCAACTAATACAACCTCGATTTCGATGAAGACCACTTTTGACTAGCTCTAACAACTTTCTTCTAGTTGATAATTGATTAAGTTTGTTGTTATTTGTCTATGTTACGTAATTGCAACGAATTGTGGGggcatcttcaaaattgtaatcAAAACATACAATTTGATTGAGGAATGAAGGATGCTCAATTTGATTGCTAATGTAAATTATGTGTGATCCACTACCTTTATTGTTGTATTTATATATCGTTATTATTAGAAACACCTCTTTTTAATACAACAATTGTGGGGATGAGAGATCTAACATTTCACTTTTAGGATGAAAGGTCATGTTAATTATTGTTGTGTTAAGCTCGCTTTGTTAGTTAGGTATATTGTTATTATAACAATATGAGAATTATGAATTTCTCACATTTAACTTTACATTTACCCTAATCTTTACCGTTAAGGTCAAACAATAAAGATACATGTAAAGTTGAAATGTGACCGATTTTGTAATTCTAAGTAAATGTGATTAAAATCAATCTAATTTTATTTGCGATTTAGATTTATTATGATTAATCAATCAATGAAATCCTATTAGGACAATGAGTTGATttgatttaaattatttttttcgcTTAAATCCAATGCGACGTAGATGTtgattaatataaaatttttgttGATCAAATTATTGTAATTAGTGTGACAAAAAGGATTACATGTTTGATTATATACAATTCTcgtaaaaaaaattgcaaaaaccacaaaagaaaaaactatgAGATTGGTCGTATTTACACAAAATTTCAATATGCTCTAGTTTACCTATTTTATGGATTTTTTATGGTTGCAATCAACCTCTTTTATCATATTACTTTTTAGgtaaaaacaactaaaaaatagataaaagaGGGTAAAGTTGTCGTATAAAAAACAAAGGAGGAAAGTTTTTGAAACATTGTCCGGTAACACCATTGCTTGAAATCCATGCAACTTAGAAGGAGGTGGAGAGAGGTGAAGCAAAACTTTTGGAAAAAACGATTGTGCTTGAGAATGAGAATTATTCTTCTTCGAGTGTTTATTCCCTCTTCCTACTTCGAGTGTTTATTCTCTTCATTCCTTTTGCTCAAAGCACTTTGTTAGGAGGTGGTGTTTGTCGACACAACAACAATTCAATTTTGACTTAAGCTCTCTCTTAAAGcatttattcttcattttcatgtAAGTTTCATGAATTTAAGGCAGTGGTGTTATTATTAGCCGACAACATTTAAAAAACATCCCTCCTCTCTTTTATATGACAACTTTACTATCTTCATCTATTCATGTTAGTTCAATCAAAACCGTTAAATtgtaattattaaaaaaacgaACATTTTTTTGATAatgttgttttaaaaattattgtaaaaaatGGGGCTAGGGTGAAACCATCGACAAAAATAGGGTAGGAAAGTGACTAGACAAGTCGTAAACGGTCCACGACTTGACGTGTCCAGAAGTCGTGGACATAGTTAAGATTTTTAGAAAGGaaataatcaaatattttaattaggaatgaaatattttaaagagGTTAAGATTTATTAATGATATATTTTTAGAAGGTTGAGATTTATTATCGGtagttttttcaattttccgaaaaaataaaaagaaagaaaaagaagagaaaccgCCCGCAACCGGGAAATGGTCGACCCGACTCGATTTGTGTTGGTAACTGAAAAGTTCGCGACTATCCCCTCCGAGAGATAAAAGTAGTAGAATGATGAAATCCCAGCACCGTTCAGGCTTcagtttgttttctttttgattGAATTGGGTTTTCGAGTCACAGGGAAGCAGATAGCGAGATCTAAATACGCCATAGGAGTGGAACTTGGAATTAATTTTCGCAAAACCCACAAGTAGAGGAGTTGAGTATTGCGGCAGTATTCTTTTGCTTGCTGGGTTTCTTCGTTCGTGCCTCGTGGTGTGTAATTCTGGTAATtatctctgttttttttttgttctggGTGTTCTAATTCTAAACTCTTGGCCGTTTTCTTGAAGTTCTTTTGTTCTGACCGAATGTTGCATTTCTGCGATGAAAGTAGTGTTTGAATTTATGAATTAATTCTTCTCCTAGCAACGGCGACATTCTCCTTGTAGACTAATATAAAAGTCGAACCATATACATTCATAGAAGCCTTTTCCAGCTTTTGAAAGGTTGGAGCACCTTCAGAAAAGGATTTTTTTTGGGTACGGATGACTCGTTCACAGGCACGATGATCCTCCCCACAAATGTATGAAATCCAACATTCTGCTTACCTCAAAG
Encoded proteins:
- the LOC103490848 gene encoding GATA transcription factor 26-like isoform X3, with amino-acid sequence MTSTPLWRNGPPDKPVLCNACGSRWRTKGTLANYTPLHARADPDEFEDKRISRWKNLSMCKNKEVKLLKRKQYQDNGLVVGVIPDHAQSFHKVVDEDTSNRSSSGSAISNSESCAQFGGADASDLTGPSQSTAWEAMVPSRKRTCVGRPKSTAVEKLTKDLYTILREQQSYFSGSSEEDLLFENETPMVSVEIGHGSVLMRHPSSIAREEESEASSISVDNKQFSLNEVHSESSILPVHYEAQNTFVNFSTLGIGRKHSTGQGFLNEQIKRDRPQSERMQALGNRNSPLCNIDLTDILNFREFTKQLTSENQQELMKYLPSVDTEELPDSLNSMFESPQFKENLNSFKQLLTEGVFDFSFPGAKREDCKILSRLVLLDLSKSKWVEQYNLLKKCSSGESVQGFAAASSSLTNGKRVLDGQNKKLSETRTTMKSPKRVMTKTSTESKELVDSDGSCFSPRSLFALPSDGGSFTLEALHFDEDSSDQDLLLDVRSNSSFPQAELLHPALSFVAQQASNSSSSVNLRLMHR
- the LOC103490848 gene encoding GATA transcription factor 26-like isoform X4, coding for MCKNKEVKLLKRKQYQDNGLVVGVIPDHAQSFHKVVDEDTSNRSSSGSAISNSESCAQFGGADASDLTGPSQSTAWEAMVPSRKRTCVGRPKSTAVEKLTKDLYTILREQQSYFSGSSEEDLLFENETPMVSVEIGHGSVLMRHPSSIAREEESEASSISVDNKQFSLNEVHSESSILPVHYEAQNTFVNFSTLGIGRKHSTGQGFLNEQIKRDRPQSERMQALGNRNSPLCNIDLTDILNFREFTKQLTSENQQELMKYLPSVDTEELPDSLNSMFESPQFKENLNSFKQLLTEGVFDFSFPGAKREDCKILSRLVLLDLSKSKWVEQYNLLKKCSSGESVQGFAAASSSLTNGKRVLDGQNKKLSETRTTMKSPKRVMTKTSTESKELVDSDGSCFSPRSLFALPSDGGSFTLEALHFDEDSSDQDLLLDVRSNSSFPQAELLHPALSFVAQQASNSSSSVNLRLMHR
- the LOC103490848 gene encoding GATA transcription factor 26-like isoform X1; translation: MHPYPPGLPHVLEFIFHLHNPQRVEIVTILLIAASKDFPSTPLWRNGPPDKPVLCNACGSRWRTKGTLANYTPLHARADPDEFEDKRISRWKNLSMCKNKEVKLLKRKQYQDNGLVVGVIPDHAQSFHKVVDEDTSNRSSSGSAISNSESCAQFGGADASDLTGPSQSTAWEAMVPSRKRTCVGRPKSTAVEKLTKDLYTILREQQSYFSGSSEEDLLFENETPMVSVEIGHGSVLMRHPSSIAREEESEASSISVDNKQFSLNEVHSESSILPVHYEAQNTFVNFSTLGIGRKHSTGQGFLNEQIKRDRPQSERMQALGNRNSPLCNIDLTDILNFREFTKQLTSENQQELMKYLPSVDTEELPDSLNSMFESPQFKENLNSFKQLLTEGVFDFSFPGAKREDCKILSRLVLLDLSKSKWVEQYNLLKKCSSGESVQGFAAASSSLTNGKRVLDGQNKKLSETRTTMKSPKRVMTKTSTESKELVDSDGSCFSPRSLFALPSDGGSFTLEALHFDEDSSDQDLLLDVRSNSSFPQAELLHPALSFVAQQASNSSSSVNLRLMHR
- the LOC103490848 gene encoding GATA transcription factor 26-like isoform X2, with product MGKQGPCYHCGVTSTPLWRNGPPDKPVLCNACGSRWRTKGTLANYTPLHARADPDEFEDKRISRWKNLSMCKNKEVKLLKRKQYQDNGLVVGVIPDHAQSFHKVVDEDTSNRSSSGSAISNSESCAQFGGADASDLTGPSQSTAWEAMVPSRKRTCVGRPKSTAVEKLTKDLYTILREQQSYFSGSSEEDLLFENETPMVSVEIGHGSVLMRHPSSIAREEESEASSISVDNKQFSLNEVHSESSILPVHYEAQNTFVNFSTLGIGRKHSTGQGFLNEQIKRDRPQSERMQALGNRNSPLCNIDLTDILNFREFTKQLTSENQQELMKYLPSVDTEELPDSLNSMFESPQFKENLNSFKQLLTEGVFDFSFPGAKREDCKILSRLVLLDLSKSKWVEQYNLLKKCSSGESVQGFAAASSSLTNGKRVLDGQNKKLSETRTTMKSPKRVMTKTSTESKELVDSDGSCFSPRSLFALPSDGGSFTLEALHFDEDSSDQDLLLDVRSNSSFPQAELLHPALSFVAQQASNSSSSVNLRLMHR